The sequence GTGAAATTATTGGAATGTAAAGGTTGTTAAATTAATATGTCCATCGTGATTTCTCAgttggttaagttagaatcataTTTTAAATTCGCAAGTTATTATTAGTATTAGTTGAAATCCTCCTCTTGGATTGGCTTAAAGTTAACACTGGTGGCTTGGCTTTGGCTCAACATGGGTGCTGGAggtattttttttgcatttcgtggtgttttttttttcttttcttgtgcCATCTCCTTATGCTCACTTTGCGGAGCTTAAGGCTACTATTTTTTCCATTCAATTGGTGTGGGAGAAAAGTTGGTTAAAGCTTTGGTTGAATGCGACGATCTATGTGGTAAACTTGTTGGAAAATCAGTCCATTGAGGTTACTTGGTCTTTAAGGCAGGATCATTTAGCTTGTCTCAGTCATTGTTCGGCTATGGATATTGTTGTTTTGCAAATCTATTGTGAAGGCAATAGAACAAGGAATGCTTTGGCCCGCTATGACGTCTCGGCTAGTAACATTGTAAATGGAGTTATGCTTTTACTTTCTataattctttcattttttttatgactACTATGGCATGGAACAGTTTCAGTttacttagtttttttttatttttattttttgtaaattttctaTAAAATAGAGCAAGTGATAGTTTTAATCTGTACAATACTTTGTTCATGTATAATGTAAATGCGATGAAGCAACTAGAGAGGTTAAAATTGGCTTTTGAGTGTTTGAAGAAGGAGCTTTTCAGGTACTTGCATGATATTCTACGAATCATTACATTGCAGCAATTATTGGTTTTTAATCAAGAAAGAGCTTCCTTACTAGTCATGACCTCTGCTATAATAGATTCAAAATTTCCCTCTATAGCGGTATGAAATGCATACTCGCAATACTCCCTGATGATCTCGCAGAATACCATTTTCGGTGAAGATTCATGCATCAACATTACAATAAAATTCATTCATGGGTGGccctataataataataataacaataataataataataataatagtgttAAAGTTAAATAATAGCAATAGTCTTTAAAGTTATGTCGACTAATATGGAAATTCATGAATGGAGTGATTAAAGGaaaatgaatattaatttaagtgcataataaatattataataataataaaaaagtgtGAGTATAAAGGCTACTAAAATTTGAACTAAGATTTTGTCTAATTTCCTTTAGTTGTTTTTAGaagtaaattattttttttcttttgtaaaaGTTGTGTTAGTGGATTTTtatttatggattaatttttattttattttataaaaacttATATCTTCATTAGATGAAAGAATAAGAAGTATAACAAGAAAatggtaaaaaaataaaaccataTATATAGATTAAAACCAATACAAAATCCATAAATGGATGAAAACAATGACAAAAAAAACTTTCTTTTATTACAATCACGTATATTTATTAATCCACAAACAAGATAAACAGTTTCGGCTCTTATAATAGATTTAAtagttttgaatatatatacatatacataatatGAACACACacgttttaaaataataaagataaaaataatacTAACAAATAGGCCGAAAGTGACGAAGTTGATTTTCCCCTTCAGTCTTAGGAAGCAAAGGCATGAGATTTGAGTTCAGCCAGGCAAAATGTAGCCTGTGTCAAAAAAGTTCAGTACCATGTTGCAGACATCAGTGTCGACTATTCCCTAAAATTGTTGATAAAAAAGCCCACCAAAACCGTCAGTACCGGGGGCGCTGTCCTTATTCAAGGCGAAAACTGCCGTTTTAATCTCCTCAAGAGTTGGCCGCATGGTTAACATGGCATTATTAGTCGCGCTGAGTAGGCTTGGTATGACTGCTGCAATTGGCCTCTGGTCAACTGGTGGCGTGTTATAGGAGAATAGAATAGTGTAAAAATCGATGACATGTTGGGAAATTCTCGCTGAATCGAAAGTCATGTCATGTCACCCTCAATCACAATCCTATTTATACCGGCTTGAGCCTTCCGTATCTTAAAAGCTCTATGGAAGAAGCTCGTGTTATGATCTACTGCCGTAAGCCATGTCGCCCTGCTTTTCTCATGAAGAAGGAGCTCATATCTGTAGAGCTGGGCCGAAGCCTAACCAGACCTAAGATCAGGTGAAAGCCATTAGCGGAAATCTCCAATTGAATGTTTTCTAGTCGCCGCTTTGCATCTGCAATATTAACCTCAATTCTGCCAAAGACAATGCGATTCCAAGTTCTCAAAACTAGACGGAGCGTTTTAAGTTTATGACAAAGCAATTGAGCTGTGCGAGCGATAGGTGAGACGAAGCCCAATGAGAAACAATCACATCAATGAGAGACGAATGAGTAACCCACATAGATAAAAATATAAACTGCGACAACCGAGGAGGGCCGATACTGTAGTGAACCAGCAAAGGGCAGTGATTAAAGCTATGTCGGGGAAGAGCTGAGCAGATGACCCTATCCCAGTGATCAAGAAACGAATTAGACACAAGATTGGATACTCTCCCATGATCAATTTGGCTTTGTCAAAGGTCGGCTCATATCAAACTGCATCGTGGGGTTTCTGAAGGGGTTAATCTGCTCCAGAAGTGGTGTTTTGGCAGTAATATTTCTATTAAGGTTGATACAAAGAAGGCTTTTGACATCGTTTGATTGAAACTTTCTATACTTGAGGTTTTAGTGGCTTTCGGTTTTTTACTCCAATTCCATGATTGGGTTCCATGATTTGGTTCTCTGTTTCTGCTGAGTGTCCTCTTCTGTGCCGATCTAGTTGGAACGAGGAGCGATGCTCCCCAGAGAGCTACAACCCATTTTCACGAAAAAAAACTCCCCAAAAGTTAAAAGTGAACCATGTGAAAGTATCAGtatcatttttattaattgTTTTCGCTAATCTTTAATTTTGCAGCATGCTTTTATTATTTTCCCAACAATTTGTACCTGGTGTTATCTTCATTTAATTGTTTTTGTTGTATAAATTAAAGTAACATCCAATCATGTTTGAAACCATAGGGGAAGAGTGGGACCATGTGTGCCACCACCAACCTATGCTACATTATACACATGAGTTTCTCCTTAATGTCACTTTTTTTCTACATTTTCAAGCAACTGATTCACCAACTCCTCATAGTGTCTATAAAGTTGAGGATCATTACCTAATTGAAAAATTTGCATTCTGCATTTGTCTATCAacatttgaaagaaaaaaaaaacgttatactaagaataattttttgaCAACTGCAGAACTGTTTGGAAAACAATTGGGGATTTAATTTTGGGTTTTGGTCTGGAAATTTATCAGTAACGTAGTATATATAACAAATACTTTTTAGCATTTATTAATAGAATTAACATTttatatagttttattttaatttttcatatataCGTAGATTTGGCCATGTGaaacgtagagcgcttgatgcgccggttaggagaaccgaagagtggcaaagggatgtagtggtgaggggtaggggaagacctaagcaaacttggaggagggtgatcgagagtgatatgagtttattgggaattgaggaaaatatggtagtggataggacggagtggagggagcgaacctgtgtcgctgacacgacttgattttcacggttttatatgatggttcatgttagccgaccccgaatcatttcgggactaaggctttgttgttgtttgttgttgtatatatacgtagattttttttttttttaatgttataCTAAAATTGCTCCACATTTAGAAATACTGGATCAGCCTCTAAATATTAGCTACACAAACCTTAACAAATATATTCTCATTCTTTACTCTTATTatctctaaccaaacacctcatTTGACACCACATAGGTTTGAGAATGGATATTACAAAAGAACAGAGGGATTTCTTATAGTTGGATGATTATAGATGTAATAAACCCAAAAAAGTTATATCTTAGCTCCTTCAATTGGTCTCTTCCCTAATTGGTAATACTGAAAGTAAAGACTAACATAATCTTTGACATTGTTGTATAATCTTGGCCTGGATTCATCAATCAATGCATCAACTGGTTTGATCTCTTTATCTGAATTAGGAATGCAGAAAACAGCCAAAGTAATCCTATCCTTTTCTGAATTTGTCACCACTCTGTGAACTGGGCTCTTGAATATTCCATTGCTCATTATCTACATATATATGGATTCATCTTCAAAACATAATTAAAAGTAAAAACCCATtttaaattgaatttgaattttcaaGTATTGTGGAATTACCTCAATTTGATCACCAGCATTGATAAGAAGTGCTTGTGGAATGATAGGAACCTTGAACCAGTGATTGCCATTCAAAAACTGAAGACCTTCAACTTGTTTGTCTTGCAGGAGAATCGTAATTGCtgatgcatctgcatgtggttTCACCCCCAGAATTCGATTGGGCCTCGGACATGGAGGATAATAGTTAAATCTGGCAGTCATCAATGCTCCTTCTGCTTCTCCATACTGCTCCAAAAAGCAATTTTCCTCTAAATTTAACGAACTTGCCATGGCTTTTAGAACTATTTCGTTTATTTCCTGCGACTTCACAAAATATTCTTGCAATATTTCCCTGCATCaaacatttttattattaatgacCCATTTCTATGATCATAAAATGTCAAATTGATTCAATTTGACTCAAATGTATTCTACAAGTCAAGTAATACTATCAccgtttattatttattattgctgTTAGTTGTTTCCGGTTTACTTGTTATAGTAGATGGTATGAATAGTTCATTTAAGTGTCTTGTATAATatcaatcaaaaaaaaaaaaaagtgtcttGTATAATACTATCAAcatcttttgtttttcaattctAAACAAAATCGTTTCTTgtattatttgaaataaaagaagcataaagtgttatttagttctattctatttaaaattttgtcactTGATCCTATTGTAATAATGTAAATATAGTATGAGTCTCTTCTCcttgtatgtatatatatgtatttgtaataagttaaaatatatcaatgtaATATCTTAGTCTATATGGTATTCTATGAATTTCTCTCTATTTCCATAGCCTGTGATATGGTACCATAGCCTTGTTTTGCCTTTTGTTTTGAGTTTCTGGAATTTATTTATGCTTTATGGGCAGAATTTCTGGATTTGTATGTTTGGGCTGTTTCTTTCAGCATTActgctgaaaaaataaatactgaattttaaaatattagttgataatatttaacttcaaattttaagttaaacattttGACTTACCAGAATAAGTGATCATGTGACTTAATCGAAATACTTAAGTTATGTTATCAAACAAGCTTAAAACCAATAAGCACTTAAAGTATTAATTTTAAGTGCTCAAAGTCGTTATCAAACATGGCCCTTAATCTCACATCAACCCTCCCAAGAGCATCCTCTTCCGTCGACCCTCTCATTTGCAAATTCCGGTGACCAATCTCCCAACACGTGGCAGCACCGTTTCCGGCGACTTTTGGTGTTCCGGCATTCCCTTATCATTTCCAACCTTCCTGTATGGTTTATGCTACTTAGATTAGTGTTTGGATTCTTTGTATAGGTTAACAGTGATTATTGCACTCCTGGCCTCTTCTTTTGTTATCTGTTTAACCTGTTTTTGAGTTGTATTATTTGTTTCCTTTTTGAGTTGTATTGTCTTTAAGACTGTCATTTGTATTTGTAGCAAGCTCGACATGATTAAAAATCCATACTCCGGCTTGAGAGAGAGTGTAATAATGTAAGCATGGTACGTATGGATCTTGTAGGTATGAGTCTCCTCTCCctctatgtatatatatatgtgtgtatttgtaacaagttaaaatatatcaatgtagTATCTTAGTGCACATGGTATCCCATGGATTCCTCTCTATTTCCATAGCTGTAACACCTATTATTCGGTCACATTTGGCCATTAACTATCCTAAATGGTAAAATTTCATTCAATTTGGATGGAGACTTGACAAAAATATTATTCCCCTTATATGCggtgatattttgacacatGTACTTAACACGTCGCCCGTCTTAAAGTTTATTTACTTCATAGATTTTCTTATACGAAAATAAttaaatagattaaaaaaatccttaaactaaaatttaaatgtcaaaatatcatcacGTGTCAATAGGATAATATTTCTCTTCAGTCTCCTAtccaaattggatgaaatttcaaCGGTAGAATAGATCAAGAACCAAATTACAAAATTTTAGATATATCAAGAGCGAAATACCAACACTTGAAAGCGAAACCAACCATATATCCATGAATTGAATGAAAGATTGAAGGTTTATATTAAAGAGCCCTAAACTTCGCTATAAAAAACTGATTGGCCCTAAACTTACTTAGTTTTGAGTGAGCTATTGGCcgatttaatttatttaaagttatGTAATGTATTAGTAACCTAAGCTTATTTATTTTAGCAATCATTTCAGTTTATCCAAACTCAGTCTTATTCTATTCTAGCACATCatattactttaaataataaaaagtaaGCCAAGATTGAATTACCTAAAAGCTGGGGGGTTTTGAGGCCAGAATTTGAGCTGGCGTTGATGTTGTGGAGTAAATGTAAGATACAATCGATCAGTCCAATCAAGCGTTTGATTCTCTGAAACAACCATGTCATTCCCATACCCTTCAATGCTATCACTTTCTCTTGAgtatttcttcttctcttctattGGTAACGCAAAAAAATTCTTGGCTGCTTCTCGCACTTGATCCAAAAATGAATTTGTCATTCCATGATTTACTACCTAAATCCATTCAAAACAAGCCTCAATTTTAACCAATTTCAAACAGTTTAATTCAATTGTAGCAATTGCATAATACCTGAAAACACCCCCAATAAGTGAGAGCTGATCGAAGTTTATGAAGCTCCTGCGGCCGAGTTGAAGGATAAGTGAGAAGACAAATATCAATTACTGATACGTTGATCAATGGAACTGGAGCATCTATATCTAGATCACTTCCCTTATAGAAATACTTTTCCGGTGGATCTTGCCCGTTTACGGCCATTTCTTGAACGGATTTTGGCGTTGACTCTATATTGGCAGCCATTGAAAGTAAGAAGATAGAAATCTGAAAAGGTTTTACAAGTTTGTAGACAGAAGTAAGGCAATCGCGAATTCAAAGATTTCTTTTGTTGAACCATTATCTACCCCCCACTTTGTCGAGATCTGAGTTTTCTACCAGTTTCTACGCACCAAGcataaaaaaatgtatattacattcattttttttttttaacaaaattaatattttatagttTCATAAAaccaaattatattttattgaaataaataagttgtaAATTTAGTGAGCGGCTAAATACCgccccaaattacttatcaccctACTCACTTGGACTTTTTTTTGCTCTTCTCATaattctccaaaatcataaacccgaacaacaataattgatgtgtgacaacccGAGCCTTGAAAATAGATGATTACGattcggaaacattaaaatttagatttttttatcaaagaactcatgaaaataatacatatttttcatgacgattttgcatttttcgtcacaaaaaatagaaCGATTTAGTAGTTTTCGTCACTAATTTTTTTACGATTTtacatatttcaaaatttggcctaaacggatgcggcatccgctCGGTCCATGGTGGggaattttgaaattttctctcaatttttttgccagttttaaatttttttttatgcaaaGGATAAAATTGTCTAAATGGGGACGGTGATAAATAATTTGTGACGATAAATAGCAAAAC comes from Euphorbia lathyris chromosome 8, ddEupLath1.1, whole genome shotgun sequence and encodes:
- the LOC136202078 gene encoding jasmonate-induced oxygenase 4-like, translated to MAANIESTPKSVQEMAVNGQDPPEKYFYKGSDLDIDAPVPLINVSVIDICLLTYPSTRPQELHKLRSALTYWGCFQVVNHGMTNSFLDQVREAAKNFFALPIEEKKKYSRESDSIEGYGNDMVVSENQTLDWTDRLYLTFTPQHQRQLKFWPQNPPAFREILQEYFVKSQEINEIVLKAMASSLNLEENCFLEQYGEAEGALMTARFNYYPPCPRPNRILGVKPHADASAITILLQDKQVEGLQFLNGNHWFKVPIIPQALLINAGDQIEIMSNGIFKSPVHRVVTNSEKDRITLAVFCIPNSDKEIKPVDALIDESRPRLYNNVKDYVSLYFQYYQLGKRPIEGAKI